TCGACATGGTGGAAGCGAAACGCCTGGAAGATCTCCACGTGGCTCCACGTGGTTCGTCGCGACGTCAACGGCATGACGGTGAGCCATCGGAAGCCGCGGCCTACGCAGCCGAACCAGGACCGTAGTAGTACGTGTCGTGACTAACGCAGCGGCGGAACCTGGCGTGCGGTACCATTGCGATGTGTGTGGCGCAGATATCACGCTCACAGTTCGCATGCGCTGTGCGGGGGGCTGTGAGGAATTTGACCTGTGCGGGACGTGCTTTTGCACCGGTGCCGAGGTGGGACAGCACAAAGCGTCGCACGACTATCGTGTGATTGAGCAGCACTGCCAGCCGGTCTTTTGCCCGGATTGGGGcgtggacgaggagcttTTGTTGATTGACGGTTGCCAATTGTACGGCCTCGGCAACTGGTCTGATATCGCGGACCATATCGGCAACCGGAGCAAGGAAGAGGTCGAACATCACTTTGTGAGCGTGTATATTGAGGGAAATAACGGGCTCCCGTCAGGcaacgcgcgcgccgccgaggcggtggccgACTGGCGCGAACAACACCCTGAAGCAACACAGGGCCCGGGCGAGGAGCCGCTGCCGATTGTCGGGCCGGATCCCGACTTTGCGTACGATATTGCCCCGGAAGACTTTCAaaaagagcggcgcgagcgcattgAGCGCCTTCGCGCCGCACAGGCCGCATTTGTGCCGCCTAAAGCGAATGCCAAGCCGCTGGTTTCGGCACCGACGTCGCACAGCGAGCTCACGGGATTCATGCCGGGACGTCTCGAGTTTGAGCACGAGTACGAGCAggatgccgagcacctcgtgAAGGATATGGAGTTTGGGCGTGTGTATCGCTttggcggcgacgagatGCCGAACGAGTTtgacgcgctcggtgcgcaaggcgcgaCGCAGGGCCATGCGCGCATGGAGGCGAGTGGCCGTGGCGGCCCCGTCCAGCAGAGCGGCGGGGAGTCGCCAGACGACAACGACGAGGAGTTTACCGATGCCCTCGATCCGGAAGATGCCGCCAAGAACGAGAGCGCCAAGACCGAGTCCAAGCCCGAGGATGCCGAAGCGGCtg
This window of the Malassezia japonica chromosome 4, complete sequence genome carries:
- the ADA2 gene encoding Transcriptional adapter ada2 (EggNog:ENOG503NTWG; COG:B) yields the protein MTVSHRKPRPTQPNQDRSIRMRCAGGCEEFDLCGTCFCTGAEVGQHKASHDYRVIEQHCQPVFCPDWGVDEELLLIDGCQLYGLGNWSDIADHIGNRSKEEVEHHFVSVYIEGNNGLPSGNARAAEAVADWREQHPEATQGPGEEPLPIVGPDPDFAYDIAPEDFQKERRERIERLRAAQAAFVPPKANAKPLVSAPTSHSELTGFMPGRLEFEHEYEQDAEHLVKDMEFGRVYRFGGDEMPNEFDALGAQGATQGHARMEASGRGGPVQQSGGESPDDNDEEFTDALDPEDAAKNESAKTESKPEDAEAAGVEAAESAETDVKGDGKPESKASGKPEGEEKADETTTDDRAPDWDEDPLDLDLKLAVLDMYDELLDKRGRKKHFLFERNLVEYRRNIAAERKRPKEERDLLARIKHFATMQTATDFEELYQNLCYEEALKKTVRQLQQYRKMGLKTFVEAARYDKEAAERTKRQLEAAEGSLALSGAHAGRVRHRERSHSVLDDAHRSDDFSFASAPGIQLLTTKEQRICSLLHILPQPFLVLKAALLTYSYAHHKALTLAHCQRLCGIEPRKMSRVYDFFVQQGYIHAVMDACDWRNERKRMRSYSPKRARQESIP